In one Lachnospiraceae bacterium GAM79 genomic region, the following are encoded:
- a CDS encoding CatB-related O-acetyltransferase: MKDKIFPRTFDKQIVYLKNVINTPDIEVGDYTMYNDFVHDPIDFEKNNVLYHYPVNKDKLKIGKFCSIACGAKFLFTSANHAMESLSTYPFPIFFEEWGLDAKNICDAWDNKGDIVIGNDVWIGYEAVILSGVTIGDGAIIGTRAVVTKDVPSYTVVGGVPAKPIRKRFDEETIQKLEEIRWWDWEEERIKKNIQAIQSGDISMLERMN, encoded by the coding sequence ATGAAAGATAAAATTTTCCCTAGGACATTCGATAAACAGATCGTTTATCTGAAAAATGTAATAAATACCCCTGATATAGAGGTAGGGGATTATACAATGTACAACGATTTTGTACATGATCCGATTGATTTTGAAAAAAATAATGTTTTGTATCATTATCCTGTTAATAAGGATAAGCTAAAAATTGGAAAATTCTGTTCTATTGCATGTGGAGCAAAATTTTTATTTACCAGTGCAAATCACGCAATGGAATCGTTATCTACGTATCCGTTTCCTATTTTCTTTGAAGAATGGGGGTTGGATGCAAAGAATATATGCGATGCATGGGATAATAAGGGTGATATTGTAATTGGAAATGATGTGTGGATTGGATATGAAGCAGTTATTTTGTCTGGTGTAACAATCGGTGATGGCGCAATTATAGGCACTCGTGCAGTGGTAACAAAAGATGTGCCTTCATATACGGTAGTTGGAGGAGTGCCGGCAAAGCCAATCCGTAAACGATTTGATGAAGAAACAATTCAGAAACTTGAAGAAATCAGATGGTGGGACTGGGAAGAAGAACGAATTAAAAAGAATATTCAGGCAATACAGTCTGGTGATATAAGTATGTTAGAGCGTATGAATTAG
- a CDS encoding response regulator, translating into MRILIAEDDVANAKFLSKYLSKFGEVVITPDGIAAVDEFVKHLEKGENFELVCLDIMMPKIDGYKVLASIRNAERKHGVSRMLRSKVIMTSALDETSFDSNQASDDYDEYICKPIDIMKLNDILKKLDVI; encoded by the coding sequence ATGAGAATTTTAATTGCTGAGGACGATGTTGCAAATGCAAAGTTTTTATCAAAATATTTAAGCAAATTCGGAGAGGTTGTTATTACACCGGATGGAATTGCAGCTGTGGATGAGTTTGTAAAACACCTGGAAAAAGGCGAAAACTTCGAACTTGTATGTCTGGATATTATGATGCCAAAGATTGATGGTTATAAAGTACTTGCATCGATTCGAAATGCTGAGAGAAAGCACGGGGTATCCAGAATGCTACGTTCCAAGGTAATAATGACCAGTGCTTTGGATGAAACAAGTTTTGACAGCAATCAGGCAAGTGATGATTATGATGAATACATCTGTAAGCCGATTGATATTATGAAGTTGAATGATATTCTTAAGAAATTGGATGTAATTTAG
- a CDS encoding MATE family efflux transporter, translated as MSTFEHDLTKGNIWKQLVWFAVPFFISNLIQSLYSLIDLIILGHFGGTNSISAANIGGQVLVILTNLAAGLSGGGTVMLGNYLGSKRKDKINGAISTLFITLTVMAAVFMVLLFMLKQPLLRLLDTPEEAFSQAEQYLFICTLGLLFIYGYNALSAIMRGLGDSRTPMIFVMIACVINIILDLVLVAGCHLGAGGAAVATVFAQGCSMLFCIIYLKHHDFMFDFKPSSFHFIKEEFHTLLRTGLPLSIQMVGTNFSFLILTTFINRAGGVAASAAAGIVNNFNGFAILPEAAISSAASAMIAQNMGKKDVKRSSKTMHCCLVLCIGVSLVVFTLMHIFPEQIFHLFGVKEDVLVYGMPYIFAFSFEYVGLPFIMSFNTVSTATGNGWITLVTNMISAFIVRIPLAYVLAFLCELGVRGIAISIPIATAVGAIISFLFYKAGIWKKHILL; from the coding sequence ATGAGTACATTTGAACATGATCTTACAAAAGGAAATATCTGGAAGCAGCTTGTATGGTTTGCTGTGCCGTTTTTTATCAGTAATTTGATCCAGTCCTTATACAGCCTGATCGATCTGATCATATTAGGACATTTTGGCGGAACAAATTCCATATCGGCAGCTAATATCGGAGGCCAGGTGCTTGTGATCCTGACAAATCTTGCCGCGGGACTGTCAGGCGGAGGAACTGTGATGCTTGGAAATTATCTTGGATCAAAACGTAAGGATAAGATTAATGGAGCGATCAGTACATTATTCATAACATTGACAGTTATGGCAGCAGTATTTATGGTACTGTTATTTATGTTAAAACAGCCATTACTTCGATTACTTGATACACCTGAAGAGGCATTTTCACAGGCAGAACAGTATTTGTTTATTTGCACTTTGGGCCTATTATTTATTTATGGTTATAATGCATTAAGTGCAATTATGCGTGGACTTGGTGACAGCCGGACACCGATGATCTTTGTTATGATTGCATGTGTGATCAACATTATTTTGGATCTGGTGCTGGTTGCCGGATGTCATTTAGGAGCCGGTGGTGCTGCTGTTGCAACTGTATTTGCACAGGGCTGTTCGATGTTATTTTGTATAATATATTTAAAACATCATGATTTTATGTTTGATTTCAAACCATCTTCTTTTCATTTTATAAAAGAGGAATTCCACACTCTGCTTCGTACCGGATTGCCGCTTAGTATTCAAATGGTTGGTACAAATTTTTCGTTTTTGATCTTGACTACATTCATTAACAGGGCGGGTGGTGTAGCAGCATCGGCTGCAGCAGGAATAGTAAATAACTTTAATGGATTTGCAATTCTTCCGGAAGCAGCGATCAGCTCGGCTGCATCAGCCATGATCGCACAGAATATGGGCAAGAAAGATGTGAAACGATCATCAAAGACTATGCACTGTTGTCTGGTTCTCTGTATTGGTGTGTCTTTGGTCGTGTTTACGTTGATGCATATATTCCCGGAGCAGATATTTCATCTGTTTGGCGTAAAAGAAGATGTCCTAGTCTATGGTATGCCGTATATCTTTGCTTTTTCGTTTGAATATGTGGGACTTCCATTTATCATGTCATTTAATACGGTTTCAACCGCAACTGGAAATGGATGGATTACGCTGGTTACAAATATGATATCTGCATTTATCGTTCGTATTCCGTTAGCATATGTTCTGGCATTTCTTTGTGAACTTGGTGTAAGAGGAATTGCGATATCTATACCGATCGCGACAGCCGTTGGAGCTATAATATCATTTTTATTTTACAAAGCCGGAATTTGGAAAAAACACATTCTGTTATAA
- a CDS encoding SEC-C domain-containing protein gives MSLLSQWREYAYGFDDRTPEGKQFWFDYFQAEKGIYETILATPKADPVKGTVKELAEKYNVSIQTMIGFLDGIDDSLITSNNLDDVTEDSEVTLGIDYEKLYMNMVGCNAEWLYTLPAWDKIFTKEKRDELYKKEKTSRTLVKPPKVGRNDPCPCGSGKKYKKCCGR, from the coding sequence ATGAGTTTATTATCACAGTGGCGCGAATATGCGTATGGTTTTGATGACAGAACACCGGAAGGAAAGCAATTCTGGTTTGATTATTTTCAGGCTGAAAAAGGAATCTATGAAACAATTCTTGCAACACCAAAGGCAGATCCTGTGAAAGGAACTGTGAAAGAACTTGCAGAGAAGTATAATGTCAGCATTCAGACAATGATCGGTTTCCTGGATGGAATTGATGACAGTTTGATCACATCTAACAATCTGGATGATGTAACAGAGGATTCAGAAGTAACACTGGGTATTGATTATGAGAAACTGTATATGAATATGGTTGGGTGTAATGCAGAATGGTTATATACATTACCTGCATGGGATAAGATCTTTACAAAAGAAAAGCGAGACGAGCTTTATAAAAAAGAGAAGACATCCAGAACACTTGTAAAACCTCCAAAGGTTGGAAGAAATGATCCATGTCCATGTGGTAGCGGTAAGAAGTATAAGAAGTGCTGCGGTAGATAA
- a CDS encoding DUF5688 family protein — protein sequence MNFEEFTETIKTGLVQVFEMNDMDITVNKIVKNNGIMLTGINIRQAHTMVAPTIYINDFYREDVDKKEIDNIVLKIKRIYQGRCKENPVGEEVKNYLDFDWVSERIFYTLINHSMNEEMLQNVPYLPFYDLAIVFRCVFHIGQNGIASSVVSEDDMKRWGVDTKLLYQLAAKNTPRLFPPVMDKITRYLKVHANVPDSLLEDFPQDDDKLYVLSNSFGINGAAALLYEGLLADCADLVGEDIYVLPSSIHETIFAGVSIVDDPELLTEIVQEANDKVISQSDILSYNAYRYSRKAKRLMMIRSEQETVPV from the coding sequence ATGAATTTTGAGGAATTTACAGAAACTATAAAAACAGGGTTGGTTCAGGTATTTGAGATGAATGATATGGACATAACCGTGAATAAAATAGTAAAGAATAATGGAATTATGCTGACGGGAATTAATATAAGACAGGCACATACGATGGTGGCACCTACGATTTATATCAATGATTTTTACAGAGAAGATGTGGATAAAAAGGAGATTGACAACATTGTACTGAAGATCAAACGAATCTATCAGGGAAGATGCAAGGAGAATCCGGTCGGGGAAGAGGTGAAAAATTATTTGGATTTTGACTGGGTAAGTGAGAGAATCTTTTATACCTTGATAAACCATTCTATGAATGAAGAAATGCTGCAGAATGTCCCATATCTGCCATTCTATGATCTGGCGATTGTATTCCGTTGTGTTTTCCATATCGGTCAAAATGGGATTGCGTCATCGGTAGTATCCGAGGATGATATGAAACGATGGGGGGTAGATACGAAATTGTTGTATCAGTTGGCAGCAAAGAATACGCCACGACTTTTCCCTCCTGTAATGGATAAGATTACTCGTTATCTGAAGGTTCATGCAAACGTGCCGGATTCCTTATTAGAAGATTTCCCGCAGGACGATGATAAACTCTATGTGCTGTCTAATTCGTTTGGGATCAACGGAGCAGCGGCGCTTTTATATGAAGGTCTGCTTGCGGATTGTGCAGATCTGGTTGGGGAGGATATATATGTATTGCCATCCAGTATTCATGAAACGATATTTGCAGGGGTGTCTATAGTAGATGATCCTGAGTTGCTGACCGAGATTGTTCAGGAGGCAAACGACAAAGTGATCAGCCAGTCGGATATATTATCCTATAATGCATATCGGTACAGTAGAAAGGCGAAAAGGCTAATGATGATCCGGTCGGAACAGGAAACAGTTCCGGTATAG
- the hisC gene encoding histidinol-phosphate transaminase has product MASWRDNIRQVEPYVPGEQPKNTNVIKLNTNENPYGPSPRVKAVQDNEDLLRLYPDPTASVLVDALAEYHGVDASQVFVGVGSDDVLAMSFLTFFNSDKPILFPDITYSFYDVWAELFRIPYKQMPLDENFRLKIDDYKGENGGIVFPNPNAPTGIYESLDHVEEIIKNNPDVIVIVDEAYIDFGGETALPLIDKYDNLVVVRTFSKSRSMAGLRIGYAISNSELIKALNDVKYSYNSYTMNRPSLVLGVESIHDDAYFREKVGQIIATRERFVKEIAELGFTCLPSSANFVFATHESIPAKEIFAAAKENNIYVRYFDKPRIDNYLRISIGTDAEMDAFVAFLKGYVETKQN; this is encoded by the coding sequence ATGGCATCATGGAGAGATAATATTCGTCAGGTTGAGCCATATGTACCTGGTGAGCAGCCAAAGAATACAAATGTGATCAAATTAAATACAAATGAGAATCCGTATGGACCGTCTCCAAGAGTAAAAGCGGTTCAGGATAATGAGGATCTGTTACGGTTATATCCGGATCCGACGGCAAGCGTACTGGTGGACGCACTGGCGGAGTATCATGGTGTGGATGCATCACAGGTATTTGTAGGTGTAGGTTCCGATGATGTACTTGCAATGTCATTTTTGACCTTCTTTAATTCGGATAAACCGATTCTGTTTCCGGATATCACATATTCTTTTTATGATGTATGGGCAGAACTGTTCCGGATTCCATATAAGCAGATGCCACTTGATGAGAACTTCCGTCTGAAGATAGATGATTATAAGGGCGAAAACGGTGGAATCGTATTCCCGAATCCAAACGCACCGACCGGTATCTACGAATCGTTGGATCATGTAGAGGAGATCATAAAGAACAATCCGGACGTGATCGTGATCGTAGATGAGGCATATATTGATTTTGGAGGAGAAACAGCACTTCCGCTGATCGACAAATACGACAATCTTGTGGTAGTCAGAACCTTTTCAAAATCACGTTCCATGGCGGGACTTCGAATCGGTTATGCGATCAGCAACTCTGAACTGATCAAAGCCTTAAATGATGTGAAATACTCCTATAATTCATATACGATGAACCGCCCGTCTCTGGTGCTCGGTGTAGAATCCATTCATGATGATGCATATTTCAGGGAGAAGGTTGGACAGATCATTGCAACCAGAGAAAGATTTGTGAAAGAGATCGCAGAGCTTGGATTTACCTGTCTGCCATCATCTGCAAACTTTGTATTTGCAACACATGAGAGTATTCCTGCAAAGGAGATTTTTGCTGCGGCAAAAGAGAATAATATCTATGTGCGTTATTTTGATAAGCCAAGGATTGACAATTATCTGAGAATCTCGATTGGAACTGACGCAGAGATGGACGCATTTGTTGCATTCTTAAAGGGATATGTAGAGACAAAGCAGAATTAA
- a CDS encoding TetR/AcrR family transcriptional regulator: MEIKEKNTKNKILEEALKLFAQSGYMGTSMNDIASKLGVTKAALYKHYKSKQEILDSIIDKMNELDMERVKRYEMPEGDLEKVVAEYKETAFDKIKQFTKVQFLHWTEEEFSSCFRKMLTLEQYREPQMAQLYQNYLAGGPLTYIEALFSDMLGDTRKARQTALDFYGPIFLLYSIYDGVDDKSRVIRLLENHMDHFLQEMQENISN, translated from the coding sequence GTGGAGATTAAAGAAAAGAATACAAAGAACAAAATACTGGAAGAAGCTTTAAAATTATTTGCACAGAGCGGATATATGGGAACATCCATGAATGATATTGCTTCAAAGCTTGGAGTAACCAAGGCTGCATTGTATAAGCATTATAAAAGCAAGCAGGAGATATTGGACAGTATTATTGATAAAATGAATGAACTGGATATGGAGAGAGTAAAGCGGTATGAAATGCCGGAGGGCGATCTGGAAAAGGTTGTGGCCGAGTATAAAGAAACAGCATTTGATAAAATTAAGCAGTTTACAAAGGTGCAGTTTCTTCACTGGACAGAGGAAGAGTTTTCATCCTGTTTCCGTAAGATGCTGACATTGGAACAGTACAGGGAGCCGCAGATGGCACAGTTATATCAGAATTATCTTGCAGGTGGACCGTTAACTTATATAGAAGCTTTGTTCTCGGATATGCTGGGGGATACAAGAAAAGCCAGACAGACAGCACTTGATTTTTATGGGCCTATTTTTTTGCTTTACAGCATATATGATGGAGTAGATGACAAGAGTCGGGTGATAAGGCTTCTGGAAAATCACATGGATCATTTTCTACAGGAAATGCAGGAAAATATATCAAACTAA
- a CDS encoding TetR/AcrR family transcriptional regulator — protein sequence MAENYVSRRDKIVASAVELIGDLGLNALTTKNLARKENISETLIYKYFGGIDEVLTEVVLQYAVFDKNIQMTVVKQSGSNMDKLRFYADTYATYYDNYIGMGAIMLHYEELLHLSETREIISECILKRNEFVCKLFEDAIAEREIRAVFTPRELTLMFNGIFTEGLLERRTKYSKKTFRVEVKEMLNQIEKMLKF from the coding sequence GTGGCTGAAAATTATGTATCAAGGAGAGATAAAATTGTTGCATCGGCAGTCGAATTGATCGGCGATCTAGGGTTGAACGCTCTGACAACGAAAAATCTGGCTCGTAAAGAAAATATATCCGAAACCCTAATTTATAAGTATTTCGGGGGCATAGATGAAGTACTTACAGAAGTAGTTCTGCAGTATGCTGTATTTGATAAAAATATTCAGATGACGGTAGTAAAGCAGAGTGGCTCAAATATGGATAAGTTAAGGTTTTATGCAGATACATATGCTACATACTATGATAATTATATCGGTATGGGAGCAATCATGTTGCATTATGAGGAATTATTACATTTAAGTGAGACACGGGAGATTATCTCAGAATGTATACTGAAAAGAAACGAATTTGTCTGTAAGCTTTTTGAAGATGCTATAGCAGAGAGAGAGATTCGGGCTGTATTTACCCCGAGAGAACTGACATTGATGTTTAATGGTATATTTACTGAAGGCTTACTGGAGCGAAGAACAAAGTATTCGAAGAAGACATTTCGTGTGGAAGTGAAGGAAATGTTGAACCAGATTGAAAAGATGCTGAAATTCTAG
- a CDS encoding TetR/AcrR family transcriptional regulator, translated as MSNRKEEILIAALNLFARDGYDAVSVSQIAGELGMTKGDYTIIIRAKKIFLTVLWSG; from the coding sequence ATGAGTAATAGAAAAGAAGAAATATTAATTGCGGCACTTAATCTTTTCGCCAGGGATGGTTACGACGCTGTCTCAGTCAGCCAGATAGCAGGAGAACTTGGTATGACAAAGGGAGATTATACCATCATTATAAGAGCAAAAAAGATATTTTTAACTGTATTGTGGAGCGGATGA
- a CDS encoding GGGtGRT protein yields the protein MALFESYERRIKQINEVLNSYGISSIEEAEKITKDAGLDVYNQVKSIQPICFENACWAYTVGAAIAIKKNCRKASEAAAAIGEGLQSFCIPGSVADTRKVGLGHGNLGKMLLEEETKCFCFLAGHESFAAAEGAIGIAEKANKVRKEPLRVILNGLGKDAAQIISRINGFTFVETEYDPYTNTVKEVFRKSYSEGLRAKVNCYGANSVPEGVAIMHKEGVDVSITGNSTNPTRFQHPVAGTYKKECNELGKKYFSVASGGGTGRTLHPDNMAAGPASYGMTDTLGRMHSDAQFAGSSSVPAHVEMMGLIGAGNNPMVGMTVAVAVSVEEAAKAGKF from the coding sequence ATGGCATTATTTGAATCATATGAAAGAAGAATCAAACAGATCAATGAAGTATTAAACAGCTACGGTATCTCCTCAATCGAAGAGGCAGAGAAGATCACAAAGGATGCTGGTTTAGACGTATACAATCAGGTAAAGAGCATTCAGCCTATTTGTTTTGAGAATGCATGCTGGGCATACACAGTAGGTGCAGCAATCGCAATCAAGAAGAACTGCAGAAAGGCTTCAGAAGCTGCAGCAGCAATCGGTGAAGGACTTCAGTCATTCTGTATTCCAGGTTCAGTTGCTGATACACGTAAGGTTGGTCTTGGACATGGTAACCTTGGTAAGATGTTACTGGAAGAAGAGACAAAGTGCTTCTGTTTCTTAGCAGGACATGAGTCATTCGCAGCAGCAGAAGGTGCGATCGGTATCGCAGAGAAAGCTAACAAAGTTCGTAAAGAGCCACTTCGTGTTATCTTAAACGGTCTTGGTAAGGATGCTGCTCAGATTATTTCAAGAATTAACGGTTTCACATTTGTTGAGACTGAGTATGATCCATATACAAACACAGTTAAAGAAGTATTCAGAAAGTCTTACTCAGAAGGACTTCGTGCAAAGGTTAACTGCTATGGTGCGAACTCTGTACCAGAAGGTGTTGCTATCATGCACAAAGAGGGTGTTGATGTATCTATCACCGGTAACTCAACAAACCCAACTCGTTTCCAGCATCCGGTAGCTGGTACTTACAAGAAGGAATGTAACGAGTTAGGAAAGAAGTACTTCTCAGTTGCTTCAGGTGGTGGTACAGGTCGTACACTTCACCCAGATAACATGGCAGCAGGTCCTGCTTCCTACGGTATGACAGATACACTTGGACGTATGCACAGTGACGCTCAGTTCGCTGGTTCATCATCCGTACCTGCTCATGTAGAAATGATGGGTCTGATCGGTGCTGGTAACAACCCTATGGTTGGTATGACAGTTGCTGTAGCTGTTTCTGTAGAGGAAGCTGCAAAGGCTGGTAAGTTCTAG
- the yajC gene encoding preprotein translocase subunit YajC, translating to MNTLGMVLSGSTPANTGSSTMFIVVYILIFAAIIYFMMIRPQKKQKAKTEEMHNQMEPGDNIMTTSGFYGTILDIVDDTTIIVEFGNNKNCRIPMHKNAVAELEKKNAAVVEEDKEKK from the coding sequence ATGAACACATTAGGAATGGTTTTAAGCGGTAGTACACCAGCAAATACAGGTAGCAGCACAATGTTTATCGTTGTATATATCCTGATCTTTGCTGCAATTATCTACTTCATGATGATCCGTCCACAGAAGAAGCAGAAGGCTAAGACAGAGGAAATGCATAACCAGATGGAACCGGGTGACAATATTATGACAACCAGTGGTTTCTATGGCACAATCCTTGATATTGTAGATGACACAACTATCATTGTTGAGTTTGGTAATAACAAGAACTGTCGTATTCCAATGCATAAGAATGCAGTTGCTGAGCTTGAAAAGAAGAATGCAGCAGTAGTGGAAGAAGATAAGGAAAAGAAATAA
- a CDS encoding replication-associated recombination protein A: protein MDLFDYMRENQKDDDSPLAKRMRPENLDEVIGQEHIIGKNKLLYRAIKADKLGSLIFYGPPGTGKTTLAMVIAHTTKADFKQINATTSGKKDMEQIIEEAKNTKAMYGRRTILFIDEIHRFNKSQQDYLLPFVEDGTIILIGATTENPYFEVNGALISRSNIFELKPLSKENIKDIILKAVYDQKGMGAFNVCIDDDAVEFLSDMSEGDARSALNAVELGVLSSEPAADGRIHITLAVAEECIQRRALRYDKDGDNHYDIISAFIKSMRGSDPDAAVFYLAKMLYGGESITFIARRIMICACEDVGNADPNAICVATACAQAVERVGMPEAQIILAHAAIYVACAPKSNAIVNAIFSAKDVVEHEQSGQVPVYLRDAHYGGAKKLGHTGYKYAHDYPNHYVKQQYLPDEIADRQFYEPSDNGYEQNIKQYFKKIKEGL, encoded by the coding sequence ATGGATTTGTTTGATTATATGAGAGAGAATCAGAAGGATGATGATTCTCCACTGGCAAAGAGAATGCGCCCGGAAAATCTGGACGAAGTAATTGGACAGGAACATATCATAGGTAAGAATAAATTGTTATATCGTGCGATCAAGGCGGATAAGTTGGGCTCATTGATCTTTTATGGACCTCCGGGGACAGGAAAGACAACACTTGCTATGGTGATCGCGCATACGACAAAAGCGGATTTCAAACAGATCAATGCGACAACTTCCGGTAAAAAGGATATGGAGCAGATCATCGAGGAAGCAAAGAATACGAAAGCTATGTATGGCAGGCGTACGATTCTGTTTATCGATGAGATTCACAGGTTTAATAAATCGCAGCAGGATTATCTGTTGCCGTTTGTTGAAGATGGAACGATCATATTGATCGGTGCCACGACGGAGAATCCATATTTTGAAGTGAATGGAGCTTTGATTTCGAGGTCGAATATATTCGAGCTAAAGCCGTTATCAAAAGAGAACATTAAAGACATTATCTTAAAGGCTGTTTATGACCAGAAGGGCATGGGAGCCTTTAATGTATGTATAGATGATGATGCGGTAGAGTTCTTAAGTGATATGTCGGAGGGAGACGCCAGAAGTGCATTAAATGCAGTGGAACTTGGCGTGCTTTCTTCAGAGCCGGCAGCGGACGGCAGGATTCATATAACTCTGGCAGTAGCAGAGGAATGTATTCAGCGGCGGGCACTTCGGTATGATAAAGACGGAGATAATCATTATGACATTATATCAGCATTTATAAAAAGCATGCGTGGATCAGATCCGGATGCAGCTGTTTTCTATCTGGCTAAGATGCTTTACGGTGGTGAGAGTATCACGTTTATTGCCAGGAGAATTATGATTTGTGCCTGTGAGGATGTTGGAAATGCAGATCCGAATGCAATCTGTGTTGCAACGGCATGTGCGCAGGCAGTGGAACGGGTTGGTATGCCGGAGGCACAGATCATACTGGCACATGCAGCTATATATGTGGCGTGTGCTCCAAAGAGCAATGCTATTGTGAATGCGATCTTTTCTGCGAAGGATGTCGTAGAACATGAACAGTCGGGGCAGGTTCCGGTCTATCTTCGAGATGCACATTATGGCGGAGCGAAGAAGCTTGGACATACAGGTTATAAATATGCACATGATTATCCCAATCATTATGTAAAACAGCAGTATCTGCCGGATGAGATTGCGGACAGGCAGTTTTATGAGCCGTCGGATAACGGATATGAGCAGAATATAAAACAATATTTTAAGAAGATAAAGGAAGGACTTTAA
- a CDS encoding PHP domain-containing protein, translated as MRFIDLHVHTTASDGSFTPSEVCQMALDKGLAALAITDHDTVDGVPEAIRFMENHQPAPDTQDSLPMELIPGIELSCNYGSREIHILGFYMDYTNPGLLAELNALKDARFNRNVEMCKLFQRDGIDMTIEKLQEGNPDTVITRAHFARVLIEDGIVKNKDQAFKKYLGEKCRYYLPKPEVTCERALSIINQYGKCAVLAHPLLYKLGYNQIEELLDYLKPLGLKGLEAYHSSNNSYESGKLRAIADRHDLFVSGGTDFHGVIKPDISLGTGRGGMRITTGILDNIKAHLF; from the coding sequence ATGCGTTTTATAGATCTACATGTCCATACAACTGCTTCGGATGGTTCTTTTACTCCATCTGAAGTATGCCAGATGGCTCTTGATAAGGGACTTGCCGCTCTGGCGATCACCGACCACGATACGGTTGATGGAGTCCCGGAAGCAATCCGGTTCATGGAAAATCATCAGCCGGCCCCGGATACACAGGATTCTCTCCCTATGGAATTGATTCCCGGTATCGAACTTTCGTGCAACTATGGTTCACGCGAGATCCATATTCTGGGCTTCTATATGGACTATACCAATCCCGGACTTCTTGCTGAATTGAACGCTTTAAAAGATGCACGTTTTAATCGAAATGTGGAAATGTGCAAGCTGTTTCAGCGTGACGGCATCGATATGACCATTGAAAAACTTCAAGAGGGAAATCCGGATACAGTTATTACCCGTGCGCATTTTGCAAGAGTTCTGATTGAGGACGGCATTGTCAAGAACAAGGATCAGGCATTTAAAAAATACCTTGGCGAAAAATGCAGATACTATCTTCCGAAACCGGAGGTCACATGTGAACGTGCTCTCTCGATCATCAACCAATATGGCAAATGTGCAGTTCTCGCACATCCATTACTCTATAAGCTTGGTTATAACCAGATTGAGGAATTACTGGACTATCTGAAACCACTTGGGTTAAAGGGCTTAGAAGCTTATCATTCTTCTAATAATTCCTATGAGAGCGGAAAGCTCCGGGCGATTGCAGACAGACATGACTTGTTTGTCTCCGGCGGTACGGATTTCCACGGTGTGATCAAACCGGACATCTCTCTCGGAACCGGTCGCGGCGGTATGCGGATCACCACCGGAATTCTGGACAATATAAAAGCGCATCTTTTTTGA